In one Capricornis sumatraensis isolate serow.1 chromosome 1, serow.2, whole genome shotgun sequence genomic region, the following are encoded:
- the C1D gene encoding nuclear nucleic acid-binding protein C1D, which yields MAGEGINEDYPVEIHEHLSTFENSIGAVDEMLKTMMSVSRNELLQKLDPLEQAKVDLVSAYTLNSMFWVYLATQGVNPKEHPVKQELERIRVYMNRVKEITDKKKAGKLDRGAASRFVKNALWEPKPKNSPKVANKGKSKN from the exons ATGGCAGGTGAAGGAATTAATGAAGACTATCCAGTAGAAATTCATGAACATTTATCAACATTCGAGAATTCCATTGGTGCTGTGGATGAAATGCTGAAGACCATGATGTCTGTTTCTAGAAATGAGTTGTTGCAGAAG ttggaCCCACTTGAACAGGCAAAAGTGGATTTAGTTTCTGCTTACACATTAAATTCAATGTTTTGGG TTTATTTGGCAACTCAGGGAGTCAATCCCAAGGAACATCCGGTAAAGCAGGAACTG GAGAGAATCAGAGTATACATGAACAGAGTCAAGGAAATAACAGACAAGAAAAAGGCTGGCAAGCTGGACAGGGGTGCAGCTTCAAGATTTGTAAAAAATGCCCTCTGGGAACCAAAACCTAAAAATTCACCCAAAGTTGCcaataaaggaaaaagtaaaaattaa